In the genome of Euleptes europaea isolate rEulEur1 chromosome 7, rEulEur1.hap1, whole genome shotgun sequence, one region contains:
- the ANKRD34A gene encoding ankyrin repeat domain-containing protein 34A: MVHTEGNALLKAVWQGKFRLTRLLLEGGAYINEGNTQGETPLIAACIAPYEDPQNKPRMVRYLLENGADPNIPDKTGKSALMHACADGAGAKVATILLDHGADPSAKDYSGASALVYAINKGDRATLQVLLDACKAKGKEVIIITTDTSPSGTKKTKQYLNSPPSPGIEDKHSPALCMSPSDIEVRTAQSPGGSEKEEERDVFNFTMATRLSCNPLPHGKGKEGEEKPSALPPKGRPKQLKRLNSEPWGLVAPSVLSASHQEKARTPEERVTAEMNGLSLSKRPPLSRRHSMEGQESSCFKMASHHVMGEDTPSPAAAWAERVHFGHLHQPVSRHNTAPETPEGGPAPGPRGTAHHKLNCMEHYESDSLCPDSIPGSPESGRVSVERRKYNASPLTLPASSSRESLESIPNAVSPNMIRRRTPGLLERRGSGTLLLDHIAHTRPGFLPPLNFNPHPPLRDIRPNGKPPSPAHKGLVPVAPTSPKAKRLLRRHSMQPEQMKQLVSFQSLITPGDSVAS; the protein is encoded by the coding sequence ATGGTTCATACCGAAGGCAACGCTCTGCTGAAAGCCGTCTGGCAAGGCAAATTCCGGCTTACCCGCttgctgctggagggaggggccTACATCAACGAGGGCAACACCCAGGGGGAGACCCCCCTCATTGCCGCCTGCATAGCCCCCTACGAGGACCCTCAGAACAAGCCCCGCATGGTGAGGTACCTCCTGGAAAACGGGGCCGACCCAAACATTCCCGACAAGACGGGGAAGTCTGCGCTGATGCACGCCTGTGCCGACGGAGCCGGGGCGAAGGTCGCCACCATCTTACTGGATCACGGGGCAGATCCCAGCGCCAAGGATTATTCGGGGGCATCGGCTTTGGTCTACGCCATCAATAAGGGGGACCGGGCAACCTTACAGGTGCTGCTGGATGCCTGCAAGGCCAAGGGGAAGGAAGTCATCATTATCACCACCGACACGTCCCCCTCGGGGACCAAGAAGACCAAGCAGTACCTAAATTCGCCGCCATCGCCAGGTATCGAAGATAAGCATTCGCCGGCTCTGTGTATGTCGCCCTCGGACATCGAGGTGAGGACCGCCCAGTCGCCAGGAGGCAgcgagaaggaagaggagagggacgTTTTCAACTTCACCATGGCCACCAGGCTCAGCTGTAACCCCCTCCCACATGGCAAAGGGAAGGAAGGTGAGGAAAAGCCCTCAGCGCTCCCACCCAAAGGTAGGCCCAAGCAGCTGAAGAGGCTGAACTCAGAACCCTGGGGCTTGGTGGCACCCTCCGTTTTGTCGGCTTCTCATCAGGAAAAGGCTCGGACCCCAGAGGAGAGGGTGACTGCCGAGATGAATGGGCTGAGTCTCTCCAAGAGGCCGCCCCTGTCCCGGAGACACAGCATGGAAGGCCAAGAGTCGTCCTGCTTCAAAATGGCTTCCCACCATGTAATGGGAGAAGACACCCCCAGCCCGGCAGCAGCATGGGCAGAGAGAGTCCATTTCGGCCACCTCCACCAACCTGTCTCCCGGCACAACACGGCTCCGGAAACCCCAGAGGGCGGGCCGGCTCCTGGCCCACGGGGCACGGCCCACCACAAGCTGAACTGCATGGAGCATTATGAATCTGATTCCCTCTGCCCAGACTCCATCCCCGGCTCGCCAGAGTCAGGCCGTGTCTCCGTGGAGCGGAGGAAGTACAACGCCTCCCCGCTGACTCTGCCTGCCAGCTCCTCCCGAGAGAGTCTGGAAAGCATCCCCAACGCCGTCTCTCCCAACATGATACGGCGCAGGACCCCAGGCCTCCTCGAGAGGAGGGGCTCTGGGACCCTGCTGCTGGATCACATCGCCCACACCCGTCCCGGCTTCCTGCCCCCGCTCAActtcaacccccaccctcccctccGTGACATCCGTCCCAATGGCAAGCCTCCCTCGCCGGCCCACAAGGGGCTGGTCCCAGTAGCCCCCACTTCTCCAAAGGCCAAGCGGCTTCTGAGGAGACACTCGATGCAACCGGAACAGATGAAGCAGTTGGTCAGTTTTCAGAGCCTGATCACACCCGGGGACTCCGTGGCCAGTTAA